A genomic region of Psychrobacter sp. M13 contains the following coding sequences:
- a CDS encoding CNNM domain-containing protein, with product MTPSYIADVQESNPKKAKMLKRLKQDSVDQSLAAILTLNTIANTLGSIGAGAQATIVFGSAWFGLFSALMTLAILTFSEIIPKTLGTVYWRQLSGPVAYFVRGIIIVLYPLIWLSERLTKLLVGGKDTNVFSRREFAALTNIGEEAGQIDPLEARIIRNLLAFGAIKVEDIMTPRSVMLAFEQTKTVAEVMVDRPKLTFSRLPIYDGDLDNITGFVLKTDMLLAKVNHAMHKPLTQFEREISFVFSKMKLFDLLELMLKNRIHIAITVGEYGEVKGLVTLEDVFETLLGLEIVDEIDRVEDMQALARQMMDRRVERLGMKLSDDEEHEKQNNEARM from the coding sequence ATGACGCCATCGTATATTGCTGATGTGCAAGAGAGTAATCCCAAAAAAGCAAAAATGCTTAAGCGCCTAAAACAAGACAGCGTCGATCAGTCTTTGGCCGCTATCTTAACGCTTAATACTATCGCCAATACTTTAGGCTCTATTGGCGCTGGTGCGCAAGCGACTATCGTTTTCGGTAGTGCTTGGTTCGGGCTGTTTTCAGCGTTAATGACCTTAGCGATTCTTACCTTTTCTGAAATTATCCCCAAAACTTTAGGCACAGTCTACTGGCGTCAGTTAAGTGGACCTGTCGCATACTTTGTGCGCGGGATTATTATTGTCTTATATCCGCTTATTTGGCTGTCTGAGCGCTTAACTAAGCTGCTGGTCGGTGGTAAAGATACTAATGTGTTTAGTCGCCGTGAGTTTGCAGCGTTAACGAATATTGGTGAAGAGGCGGGTCAAATTGATCCGCTTGAGGCGCGTATTATTCGTAATTTATTAGCTTTTGGTGCGATAAAAGTCGAAGATATTATGACGCCGCGCTCGGTAATGCTGGCGTTTGAGCAGACTAAGACAGTCGCTGAGGTGATGGTTGATCGACCTAAACTAACCTTTTCGCGGCTACCTATTTATGATGGCGATTTGGATAACATTACAGGATTTGTGCTCAAGACGGACATGCTACTCGCCAAAGTAAACCATGCGATGCATAAGCCCTTGACCCAGTTTGAGCGGGAAATTAGCTTTGTATTCTCGAAGATGAAGCTGTTTGATCTACTAGAGCTAATGCTAAAAAACCGCATTCATATCGCTATCACCGTCGGTGAGTATGGTGAGGTCAAAGGACTCGTTACTTTAGAAGATGTGTTCGAGACTTTATTAGGGCTTGAGATCGTTGACGAGATTGATCGAGTTGAAGATATGCAGGCGCTCGCACGGCAGATGATGGATAGACGAGTTGAGCGCTTGGGTATGAAACTTAGTGATGATGAAGAGCATGAAAAACAAAATAATGAGGCTAGAATGTAG
- the yajC gene encoding preprotein translocase subunit YajC, with protein MSFFIQSAHAAEAAGGGASLFGQILLPVAFFAIFYFLVIRPQSKRTKEHRAMVSALTVGSEIIFAGGLMGRIKSLEGDYAIVSLNNNTDVKVQRASVISVLPKGTIESV; from the coding sequence ATGAGCTTTTTTATCCAATCTGCCCATGCCGCTGAGGCTGCTGGCGGCGGCGCTTCGTTATTTGGTCAAATCTTACTACCTGTAGCTTTTTTTGCTATTTTTTACTTTTTAGTCATTCGTCCACAGTCTAAACGCACCAAAGAGCATCGTGCTATGGTCAGCGCTTTGACTGTAGGTAGCGAAATTATCTTTGCGGGTGGTCTTATGGGCCGCATCAAATCTTTAGAAGGCGACTACGCCATTGTAAGCCTGAATAATAATACTGATGTCAAAGTACAACGTGCATCAGTGATTTCAGTACTGCCTAAAGGTACTATTGAAAGCGTTTAG
- the secD gene encoding protein translocase subunit SecD, whose product MQYPAWKYFVIVIVLIVAGLYAAPNLYPDEPAVQITSAAAGTQLSEGVLTQSQSLLDDAGVSYIDGSFEGNSALLRLNNSVTQLKAREVLIQNLGDDYVVALNSAQTTPQWLRDIGAKPMKLGLDLRGGVRFVLEVDMDEAIEQRLNNASREARSSLRAERVAVKGIKTEGQTIALHFADTDTRNRAQNILQGAMGNDFSLQSSIDEQGPALIMAYNDAKLDEINSYAVNQNLNTLRNRISELGVAEALVQSQGASRIVVELPGIQDPAEAKRVLGRTANLEFRMVAKDAENFTGGIPPAGTEAFPFETLDGPPVLLERQAIVTGEKVTDAQTNVDPESGQPEVSITLDSAGGKLMQNATRTRVGDQMAVLFIENKQKITYEEDPTTGEITEIRTPYSETKVINRANIQAVLGSSFRITGLDSSAEAAELALLLRSGALAAPMYFVEERTIGPSLGQENIDKGLFSTQVGYLLVFAFMIIFYRVFGVIANIALAVNVIIIISIMSILGSSLTLPGIAGIVLTIGMAVDANVLIFERIREELANGIKPKNAISAGFDRAFSSIFDANITTLLVAFILFAIGTGPIKGFAITLAIGIVSSLFTAILVTRALVQIAYGKRKSIKRLSIG is encoded by the coding sequence ATGCAATATCCCGCTTGGAAATACTTCGTTATCGTCATCGTGCTCATAGTAGCTGGTCTCTATGCAGCGCCCAACCTCTATCCTGATGAGCCCGCTGTACAGATCACTAGTGCTGCGGCTGGCACTCAGCTGTCTGAGGGGGTGTTGACTCAGTCGCAAAGCCTGCTCGATGATGCTGGCGTGAGTTATATAGACGGTAGTTTTGAGGGCAATAGCGCTCTGCTACGTCTAAATAATTCAGTTACTCAGCTCAAAGCTCGAGAGGTGCTGATACAGAACTTAGGCGATGATTACGTAGTCGCGCTCAATTCAGCGCAAACGACTCCGCAGTGGCTACGTGATATCGGTGCCAAACCGATGAAACTAGGACTTGATTTGCGCGGTGGCGTACGTTTTGTCTTAGAAGTAGATATGGATGAGGCCATAGAGCAGCGTTTGAATAATGCAAGCCGTGAAGCGCGTAGTAGTTTGCGTGCTGAGCGTGTCGCTGTCAAAGGGATTAAGACTGAAGGGCAAACTATCGCTCTGCATTTCGCTGATACGGATACCCGTAATCGCGCGCAAAATATTTTGCAAGGCGCTATGGGTAATGATTTTAGCTTACAGTCATCAATCGATGAGCAAGGCCCTGCCCTTATCATGGCATATAACGATGCCAAATTAGATGAGATCAATAGCTACGCGGTCAATCAAAACTTAAATACTTTGCGCAATCGTATTAGTGAGCTTGGGGTTGCTGAGGCGCTCGTACAGTCACAAGGTGCTAGCCGTATCGTTGTTGAGCTACCAGGGATTCAAGATCCTGCTGAAGCCAAGCGGGTATTGGGCCGTACTGCCAATCTCGAGTTTAGAATGGTTGCCAAGGATGCTGAGAACTTTACAGGGGGTATTCCGCCTGCAGGTACTGAGGCGTTCCCCTTTGAGACTCTTGATGGGCCGCCCGTGCTGCTTGAGCGCCAAGCTATTGTTACCGGTGAGAAAGTCACTGATGCGCAGACCAATGTTGATCCAGAAAGTGGTCAGCCTGAGGTTAGCATTACTTTAGATAGTGCCGGTGGTAAGCTGATGCAAAACGCGACTCGTACGCGTGTTGGCGATCAGATGGCGGTATTGTTTATTGAAAATAAGCAAAAAATTACTTATGAAGAAGATCCAACTACAGGTGAAATCACGGAGATACGTACGCCGTATTCTGAGACTAAAGTCATTAACCGCGCTAATATTCAGGCGGTATTAGGCTCTTCCTTCCGTATTACAGGTCTAGATAGTAGTGCCGAAGCTGCTGAGCTTGCCCTGCTCCTACGCTCAGGCGCACTCGCTGCTCCGATGTATTTTGTTGAAGAGCGCACCATTGGCCCATCACTTGGACAAGAGAATATCGATAAAGGCTTATTCTCAACTCAAGTAGGTTACCTGTTAGTCTTTGCCTTTATGATTATTTTTTATCGGGTGTTTGGCGTCATTGCCAATATCGCCTTGGCAGTCAACGTTATTATCATAATCTCCATTATGTCTATCTTAGGCTCATCACTCACCTTACCTGGTATCGCAGGTATTGTACTGACTATCGGTATGGCGGTCGATGCTAACGTGCTGATCTTTGAGCGCATACGTGAAGAGCTGGCAAATGGTATCAAACCAAAGAATGCGATCAGCGCAGGGTTTGATCGCGCCTTTAGTAGTATCTTTGATGCCAACATCACCACTTTGCTAGTCGCCTTTATTCTATTTGCCATTGGTACGGGACCGATCAAAGGCTTCGCAATTACATTAGCTATTGGTATTGTCAGCTCGCTATTTACCGCTATTTTGGTCACTCGAGCGCTAGTACAAATTGCTTATGGTAAGCGCAAATCAATCAAACGTCTGAGCATCGGTTAG
- a CDS encoding LysM peptidoglycan-binding domain-containing protein produces MSTVSSKSRSFVALPLTLVISTLLISACSNTSTVRQGTISKQAPVVTKRPVGQPPVVTQPTANTGTDYSTAYLDADSLDELADLLEASDMTMVEGNKLAIQQYGDLWSRLRAGYRMNGGQATYNQRIEGQKGWFTSRQDYLNRLTARASRYLYHTVREAERRNIPTELALLPVIESSYDPSGTSSAAAAGLWQFIPSTGRIYGLNQSSTYDGRRDVIESTRAAYDFLTALHNQFGSWELALAAYNAGPGRVQKAIDANAAQGLPTDYWSLRLPTETMNYVPRFLAVAEIVADPQQFGVYLPAIANRQHFRSVPANYGVSLAEVSQVTGVSYDELERLNTALTSSRVDSSGPQRVIIPNDVDLNVDAKLSSLRGNGSSNVIASTTPGSASNNTPSYNNQPYTSSSLPSTGGGLAEYASSASVPQQTTSYISPTQAPTSSSVYSSNASVSSEPPITSSETNKINAELKSSNSLPTTSAQITRNNTITQEPPLSAAERDFIAQQIQRQTPEQRDIVSAVDGNIKLSAIQTQQSILEASGKEKKITFSNKATDKPKPQGERSTYTVKRGDTLSNIATRAGVSWRDIAEWNQIDANANLLSGSTLYLYNAKTIEPISSTSATTASQPESYVVQGGDTLIGTANRFGLSVTQLASYNNISSRADLLRGQKLWLIPGKVKAPVSTPAAAPSKPNIATKNYKVRSGDGLIALAKQFGISTQALAGLNGIGARDSLYVGQTLKVPANADTSVTSSNSSSSSSSSASSVATSSYKVKSGETLIGIANSIGVSAEQVAAVNSSFDANARLQRGQTIKVPASKAQVDIKLNDKPVSYKIQSGDTLIGVANRYKIGVSDLAAANNLSTNSNLILGRSLTIPANGSGGSSSSSSTSSNTSSNKTSTSSSSNGKKLGNTENYKVQSGDGLIALAARFGVSVQDLAATNDIAANAQLQRGQTLKVPKVTVSYTVGSGDSLIGLARKYGVSTKELADMNSIAADTMLQRGQKLTVPNR; encoded by the coding sequence ATGTCTACTGTGTCCTCCAAATCTCGCTCATTCGTCGCATTACCTTTGACGCTAGTTATTTCAACGCTACTCATTAGCGCCTGTAGCAATACCTCGACTGTCAGACAAGGTACGATCTCCAAACAGGCACCAGTAGTGACCAAGCGCCCTGTTGGTCAACCACCAGTGGTGACTCAGCCTACCGCCAATACAGGCACCGATTATTCAACAGCCTATCTGGATGCTGATAGCCTAGATGAGCTGGCGGATTTGCTTGAAGCCAGTGACATGACGATGGTTGAGGGCAATAAGCTTGCCATTCAACAGTACGGTGATTTATGGAGTCGTCTGCGTGCAGGCTATCGTATGAATGGCGGTCAAGCTACCTATAATCAACGTATCGAAGGTCAAAAGGGCTGGTTTACTAGCAGACAAGACTATCTAAATCGCCTTACTGCCCGAGCAAGTCGTTATCTTTATCATACAGTACGTGAGGCTGAACGTCGTAATATTCCAACTGAGTTGGCGCTATTGCCTGTCATTGAAAGCTCCTATGACCCCAGTGGAACTAGTAGCGCAGCTGCGGCAGGATTATGGCAGTTTATTCCCAGTACGGGTCGCATCTATGGTCTTAATCAGAGCAGTACCTATGATGGTCGTCGAGATGTCATTGAGTCAACACGAGCCGCTTATGACTTTTTGACCGCTCTGCATAATCAGTTTGGCTCATGGGAGCTGGCATTAGCGGCTTATAATGCAGGCCCTGGTCGTGTCCAAAAAGCAATAGACGCCAATGCAGCGCAAGGCTTACCGACCGACTATTGGTCACTCAGATTACCAACAGAGACGATGAATTATGTGCCGCGCTTTTTGGCAGTAGCTGAAATCGTCGCTGATCCACAGCAATTTGGGGTTTACCTGCCAGCTATCGCCAACCGTCAACATTTTCGCAGTGTGCCTGCTAATTATGGCGTCAGCTTAGCTGAGGTATCACAGGTGACGGGTGTCAGTTATGATGAGCTAGAAAGGCTTAATACCGCATTGACCTCTTCTCGTGTTGACTCGTCAGGTCCGCAGCGGGTGATTATTCCTAATGACGTTGATCTCAATGTCGATGCAAAGTTGAGCAGCCTAAGAGGTAATGGTAGTAGTAATGTGATTGCCTCAACGACACCTGGCAGCGCCTCAAATAATACACCAAGCTATAACAATCAGCCTTATACTAGCTCCTCACTGCCTTCTACTGGTGGTGGACTAGCGGAGTATGCTTCGAGCGCCAGCGTCCCGCAGCAAACGACGAGTTATATCTCACCGACTCAAGCGCCGACCAGCAGTTCAGTGTATAGCAGTAATGCGTCAGTCAGTAGTGAGCCGCCGATCACTAGCAGTGAAACCAATAAAATCAATGCTGAACTTAAGAGCAGCAATAGCTTGCCGACGACCTCAGCACAGATAACCCGTAATAATACTATTACCCAAGAGCCACCACTAAGTGCAGCTGAGCGTGACTTTATTGCTCAACAGATTCAACGGCAAACGCCTGAGCAGCGCGATATCGTTAGCGCCGTCGACGGTAATATTAAGCTCTCAGCAATCCAAACCCAGCAGTCTATCTTAGAGGCTAGTGGTAAAGAGAAAAAAATAACCTTTTCAAATAAAGCTACCGATAAGCCAAAACCGCAAGGTGAACGCTCTACTTATACGGTAAAGCGCGGTGATACCTTATCTAATATTGCTACCCGAGCTGGCGTGAGCTGGCGTGATATTGCAGAGTGGAATCAGATTGACGCCAATGCCAATTTATTATCAGGTAGTACGCTGTATTTATATAATGCCAAAACCATTGAGCCTATAAGCAGTACTAGCGCTACAACAGCCAGCCAGCCTGAGAGTTACGTCGTACAAGGTGGTGATACGCTTATCGGTACCGCCAATCGCTTTGGTCTATCGGTCACTCAGTTGGCCAGCTATAACAATATAAGCAGCCGTGCTGATTTACTCAGAGGGCAAAAGTTATGGTTGATTCCGGGCAAAGTAAAAGCCCCTGTTAGCACGCCAGCTGCCGCTCCAAGTAAGCCAAACATAGCAACCAAGAACTACAAAGTGCGCTCAGGTGATGGACTTATTGCCTTAGCAAAACAGTTCGGTATTTCGACCCAAGCACTAGCGGGTCTTAACGGTATCGGTGCTAGAGATTCCCTATATGTAGGCCAGACTCTAAAAGTCCCTGCTAATGCTGATACGAGTGTGACAAGTAGTAACTCAAGCAGCAGTAGTTCAAGCAGTGCCAGCTCAGTGGCGACGAGCTCTTACAAAGTAAAATCAGGCGAAACTTTGATAGGTATTGCCAATAGCATTGGGGTGAGTGCTGAGCAAGTAGCGGCGGTTAATAGTAGCTTTGATGCCAACGCACGTCTGCAACGCGGTCAAACGATAAAAGTGCCAGCGTCTAAAGCTCAAGTAGATATCAAGCTCAATGACAAGCCTGTCAGCTACAAGATTCAATCAGGTGATACCTTAATTGGGGTGGCCAATCGTTACAAGATTGGCGTAAGTGACTTGGCAGCAGCTAATAATCTAAGCACTAACTCAAACTTAATATTAGGGCGCAGCTTGACTATTCCTGCTAATGGTAGCGGTGGTTCATCATCTAGCAGCAGTACGAGTAGCAATACCAGTAGTAATAAAACCAGCACCTCTAGCAGCAGTAATGGCAAGAAGCTAGGCAACACTGAAAACTACAAGGTACAATCGGGTGATGGTTTGATTGCTTTAGCAGCGCGCTTCGGCGTATCTGTGCAGGACTTAGCAGCAACTAACGACATTGCGGCTAATGCACAATTGCAACGCGGACAAACCCTCAAAGTTCCTAAAGTTACCGTTAGCTATACGGTAGGCTCAGGTGACAGCTTAATTGGACTGGCACGTAAGTATGGTGTCTCAACCAAAGAGCTGGCTGATATGAATAGTATTGCAGCGGATACTATGCTCCAGCGTGGTCAGAAGCTAACGGTTCCTAATCGTTAA